A region of the Phaeodactylum tricornutum CCAP 1055/1 chromosome 1, whole genome shotgun sequence genome:
CTACCGACGGGTCGTCAAGACTCTGGGGTTGACGCGCTAAGCCTacaacgaaaacaatctAACAAAACACTACTAATAAGGAGTAACCCAAACTACAGCAGTAAAGGAATAACCCAAACGACCTTGAACGGACCGGACCGTGAGCGACACGGATCCTCTGTATAACTTTACGGATCTGACCATTCGTTTTGTTCGTTGGGGCTTTGCCAGCGTTCGTGTCCCTCGCATTACCTTTTCGTTACCTCTAGTCGGGAGCGCTTTCCTGTGGCGATTGCGGCAACACTAACGCAGTGCTGGAGTCCGTAACGGAGCAAAGCACAGGGGACGATTTGGCTGGGGTGTCTTGCATACCATACCAGGCACCTGGTGGAACGATCCAGCTTCCTTCTACACAAAGATTCCTTCCCTTTCAGTCGTAGAATAGAGAGACGAATCATTGAACAGTAAACATTGGCTGAAGCAGAGCTAAGCTTCGTTCACTTTctgcaaacaaaaaggctcgatcaacgaaacaaacaaacataGAGACAGACGCTTGTTAGAGTTCGAAGTATGTGTATGTACTACAGTATCCGACAATAATTGAACTCCAGAATACGCCAATGCAAAACCGCCCACAACGGGCGATTCCGTTGTATTTCGCCGCGTCGACTAGACCGACAAAAAGCTGCCTCCCAGAACCGACGCTGCGGAGGCTGGTTCCGCGGCATTGGCGTTCCACCAGCGCGCAAAGTCGTCCCACGAAATCTCCCCACTGGTGTTTTCCGTGGGTACGTGCGCGTACACTACTTCTAACTCGTGTCGACCGAGATTCGTCATGCCGATGGAGGCAACAAAGGTCTGGAATTCTTCGGCGTTGAGGGTTCCGTTGCCGCGTTCGTTGGCCGTGGTGAACTGCTGTCGCAAGGAATCCACCGGATGTGCGTGTGCCGCCGCCCGCAATTTGCGATTGGCTTGGTATCCGAGTACTAGATACAGAATACCGATGATCATGACGAATCCACCAATGACGGAATTCATGAGACCGCCTTCGGAAAAGTGCAAGCTTCCGGCGACGAAGTAGAGCAACCCGCGGCCCCACACGAATTTGAGAAAGCGAGCGTTGGCGTGAACGCGTGCAGTCAAGACGCGTAGAATAGTCGCCGATGTGTTGGTAGCGGTGGTGGAATCGTTACGGAGGCCCGCCGCGAAAGACGGCGATTCCAGCAAGAGCATGAGTCCGCCCAACGCAAAGGTGTACACTTCCAACAATGCGTGGATGAGATGCAGGGTGAGGAGACTGAAGACGAACCCGCCAAAGGCCGACGCGCACAACACTATACCCGCCAGCTGCGCCAAAACACGAACGGATACATGTCCCTCTTGTACGCTGCGCTGCAGATCGTGGGCCTGGCGCTGGGCAAAAGTACCGGCTGTTTGGACGTGATCGGACGACCAGAAGTTCTGAAAAAGCGCCTTGGCTCCGTCCAGCGATGCACCAGGACCGGAACTACCGCCTCCCTTGAGAGGAGTTGATTCACTGCTGGACATGACGATAGTAGAGTGTCGTTTCGATTGCAATGGTAGGGAAAAGGTTGTGCTCGAGAGAGAGAATGCGAGAAAATGGGTTGGGAAACGAATCTTACCTGGAAGCAGAATTTGCGTCGCCTTTTGGGAGGGagctctactagctagctaggttCCGCATTTGGAATAGACTTGTGACTTTGAATCACCCAACGGTTGGTGAACATGCCAGTCGTCAGAACGCGTGATTGACTTTGACTCTAGTGGACTATTCACTCAACTGGAGAGTACATTCTTGGTTGCCGGTAGGACATGGCTTGGTTGAGCTTAATAAGTCTTTGATTCTTCGTTCCTTTCCAAACACGTACTCTAGAGGCTTTTATTTTGGCCTCTTGCTTGTAAGTGATTTTCATACTTACGCGAGAAAAATTGTACGGAACGGATCCGGTCGCAGACACGAAGGAAGCGTAGcatgtgactgtgaacgtgTGTGCACTTGCAACCACGCCTCGTGTTGGAAAGACGCGAACCAGAGTTCGTTCGTTTTGCCGTTTGCTGGCGCCCCCCCGTAGATCCATCCAACCGTACCAATTTCCGGTCCCCAGCAAGACGCCAGAAACACAGAACACGAACAGTAAAGGCgaaacttactgttagtcggGTGCGCGCTGTTTCGTCAACCACGCAGAAAAAATCTACGAGTCAGTCCATTCCTTTGGTTGTCACTCATTGCTGCACTACACAACACTAACGAGCTCGGTTTCCTCTTTTGGTTGGCGGATTCGGTGCAAGCTCCAACTGTGTCTGGCCGACTGGATTGGACGGACAAGATCAGGTCCGCCAAGGAGAAGGCCGCTCCTTCCTCTGTATTCGTCGTTGCCTGTCTCCTCGTGTTTGTTCTCTAGAGTTTGCGAGACGGGTTTGCTCGTCCCACTCGTCTTCTTACTTGAACAAGACCAAAGTGGTAGACCGCACCGTTGTCCCGTCACATACACACAATGGGCCGGAGAGCCTGCGTGACTCCCTGTTTGGAAACATCCTGTACCGCGGATACCCACACCAACAATCCATCCACACCGAAACTGAGCTCCGCGCCGGATACGCCCAATTCGCTAGTAGACCAAGACGTTTCCATTCGCAGCGTCCTGCAGTTTGCACACCAACATACGCAACGCGCAGATTCACAAGGAATGAAATTGCAAGCACCCGCAGAAGGCAGCGGTCCACCGGAAGACTCGATCGAAGATTCTTCCTTGCCCCGAGGCGACGTCGAATCTCTTCGGGAATCGCAGACGTCTGCGCCATCCTTGTCCATGCAATTCCCGGGGGCGCAGTTGTCTACTACAGACAATGTGGGAATACCCACCGATGGCGGCCGCGTGAGTGACTCT
Encoded here:
- a CDS encoding predicted protein → MSSSESTPLKGGGSSGPGASLDGAKALFQNFWSSDHVQTAGTFAQRQAHDLQRSVQEGHVSVRVLAQLAGIVLCASAFGGFVFSLLTLHLIHALLEVYTFALGGLMLLLESPSFAAGLRNDSTTATNTSATILRVLTARVHANARFLKFVWGRGLLYFVAGSLHFSEGGLMNSVIGGFVMIIGILYLVLGYQANRKLRAAAHAHPVDSLRQQFTTANERGNGTLNAEEFQTFVASIGMTNLGRHELEVVYAHVPTENTSGEISWDDFARWWNANAAEPASAASVLGGSFLSV